A section of the Longibacter salinarum genome encodes:
- a CDS encoding S8 family serine peptidase produces MISPISTRGVTYTLLLLLLVFTACDNASPVEPQDSSANVESSTYSKSASSGDAIPGQYIVIFNDGVNQPRAKAQSLSKAHGGDIGFVYETAVKGFSIRASEQAANALAKNPNVSYVEADRRVHAIGTQSPATWGLDRSDQRDLPLDDSYSYNATGAGVNAYILDTGIRTSHNDFGGRATVGFDAIGDGQNGQDCNGHGTHVAGTVGGATYGVAKDASLVAVRVLDCEGGGSISGVIAGVDWVTANAQQPAVANMSLGGGTSTSLDDAVRNSISSGVQYAIAAGNGDFLGREQDACDGSPSRVTEAMTISATDDTDTKASFANYGSCVDFFAPGVDITSAWIGSDGDTNTISGTSMAAPHAAGAAALYLESNSSASPTQVRDALYNATTKGIVADANTANNDLLYTLDFSGDGGGDDGTSNAAPTADFSASTDGLTASFSDLSSDSDGSISSWSWDFGDGSTSTAQNPSHTYGASGDYSVTLTVTDDDGATDSASQTVSVSDGTTEITLSSSGFKNRGRHQIELTWSGASSADVDVYRNGSLITTTANDGSFVDSTNNRGGGSYTHTVCEAGTNTCSNTTTTTF; encoded by the coding sequence ATGATATCTCCCATCAGTACACGCGGGGTGACCTACACCCTGTTATTACTTCTTCTCGTGTTCACCGCGTGCGATAACGCGTCGCCGGTCGAACCACAGGATTCCTCCGCGAACGTGGAGTCTTCTACGTATAGCAAATCCGCATCCTCTGGCGACGCCATTCCTGGACAGTACATTGTCATCTTCAACGATGGCGTCAACCAGCCACGAGCAAAGGCACAATCACTTTCGAAAGCCCATGGTGGTGACATCGGCTTCGTCTACGAGACGGCGGTGAAGGGCTTCTCCATTCGTGCATCCGAACAGGCGGCAAACGCTCTCGCCAAGAACCCGAACGTCTCCTACGTGGAGGCGGACCGACGTGTACACGCGATCGGTACGCAGAGCCCTGCCACGTGGGGACTTGACCGGTCGGACCAGCGGGACCTCCCGCTTGACGACAGTTACTCGTACAATGCGACGGGAGCAGGTGTCAATGCGTATATCCTCGATACCGGCATCCGCACCTCACATAACGACTTCGGCGGGCGAGCAACCGTCGGGTTTGACGCCATCGGAGACGGTCAAAATGGACAAGACTGCAACGGACACGGCACGCACGTCGCCGGCACTGTAGGTGGCGCAACGTATGGTGTCGCTAAAGACGCGAGCCTGGTTGCAGTGCGCGTCCTCGATTGTGAGGGTGGCGGCTCGATCAGCGGCGTCATCGCCGGCGTCGACTGGGTGACGGCGAACGCTCAGCAACCGGCCGTGGCCAACATGAGCCTCGGCGGCGGGACGAGCACGTCGCTCGATGACGCGGTTCGCAACTCCATTTCCTCCGGCGTCCAGTATGCTATCGCTGCTGGAAATGGTGACTTCCTCGGTCGCGAGCAGGATGCGTGTGACGGCTCCCCGAGCCGCGTCACCGAAGCGATGACCATTAGCGCGACCGACGACACCGACACCAAAGCCTCATTCGCAAATTACGGCTCATGCGTCGACTTCTTCGCTCCGGGCGTTGACATTACGTCGGCCTGGATCGGCAGCGACGGGGACACCAATACCATCAGCGGGACATCGATGGCCGCCCCGCACGCAGCCGGCGCAGCCGCGCTCTACCTCGAGTCGAACTCGTCGGCGAGCCCGACGCAAGTACGCGACGCTCTATACAACGCCACTACCAAAGGAATCGTCGCCGATGCGAATACCGCGAACAATGACCTCCTCTACACGCTCGACTTTAGCGGCGACGGCGGAGGCGATGACGGAACCTCGAATGCGGCACCGACAGCAGACTTCAGCGCGTCCACGGATGGCCTGACGGCATCCTTCTCGGATCTCTCCAGCGATAGCGATGGATCGATTAGCAGCTGGAGCTGGGACTTCGGCGACGGGTCGACCTCGACGGCACAAAACCCATCGCATACCTACGGCGCATCGGGCGACTACAGCGTCACGCTCACCGTAACCGATGATGACGGCGCGACCGACTCGGCCTCACAGACCGTGAGCGTGTCGGACGGCACGACGGAGATTACGCTCTCGTCTAGCGGGTTCAAAAACCGCGGACGTCATCAGATCGAGCTGACGTGGAGCGGTGCATCCTCGGCCGACGTGGACGTCTACCGTAACGGTTCGCTGATTACAACGACCGCCAATGACGGCTCGTTCGTGGACTCGACAAATAACCGAGGCGGTGGATCGTACACACACACCGTGTGCGAAGCGGGCACAAATACCTGCTCGAACACGACAACGACGACGTTCTAA